One window from the genome of Nicotiana sylvestris chromosome 9, ASM39365v2, whole genome shotgun sequence encodes:
- the LOC138878135 gene encoding uncharacterized protein, whose translation MDSGCSKHITGSTDDFLSLKTLQGGSVSFGYGKKGYVLGVGRVRKTLTHSIKNVYYVNGLKYSLLSVSQICDKGNKVEFLSKTCTVTNLATGEVVLLAKRFKNIYVADFESLNNGDLTCLMLLMMLSRGTEDLDMQAFHC comes from the coding sequence atggatagtggctgctctaAGCATATAACTGGAAGCACCGATGATTTTCTTTCACTCAAAACCCTGCAAGGTGGGAGTGTGTCCTTTGGATATGGAAAAAAGGGATACGTTCTAGGCGTAGGAAGAGTTAGAAAGACACTCACTCATTCAATtaaaaatgtgtactatgtgaaTGGTTTGAAATATAGCCTACTGAGTGTCTCTCAAATTTGCGACAAAGGAAACAAAGTGGAATTCTTGTCAAAGACTTGCACTGTTACAAATCTTGCAACTGGTGAAGTGGTTCTGTTAGCAAAAAGATTCAAAaatatctatgttgctgattttgagtcTTTGAACAATGGGGATCTTACATGCTTGATGCTATTAATGATGTTGAGCCGTGGCACAGAAGATTTGGACATGCAAGCTTTTCATTGCTGA
- the LOC138878134 gene encoding uncharacterized protein, translating to MAIEREAVEYDSIFALMAKSDKDEDDDGDEVNFLDVQRNLKSYSQKKLISSANVLIDVYHNLINDKKVLTIELGEVEHERDDLVVVVVDLKETIKDLKKEKDALTEKIKNVEYERDDLLVVVVDLKETIEELKRKNSFVNTQKEKEVASKAHLKLENELKMVKSSLCAELERNRQLEKDLGRVKNDLEKSLK from the coding sequence ATGGCCATTGAAAGAGAAGCAGTTGAATATGACTCTATCTTTGCCCTGATGGCAAAATCTGATAAGGATGAAGATGATGATGGCGATGAGGTAAACTTTCTGGACGTTCAAAGAAATTTGAAGTCTTACTCTCAAAAGAAGCTTATATCCTCGgcaaatgttctaattgatgTTTATCATAATCTCATCAATGACAAAAAGGTGTTAACTATAGAGCTGGGAGAGGTAGAACATGAGAGAGATGATCTAGTAGTCGTAGTGGTCGATTTAAAAGAAACcattaaggatttaaagaaagaaaaggatGCTCTAACTGAGAAAATTAAAAATGTAGAGTATGAGAGAGATGACCTGTTAGTAGTAGTCGTGGATCTAAAAGAAACAATtgaggaattaaaaaggaaaaatagttttgtGAACacccaaaaggaaaaagaagttgCAAGTAAGGCACACCTTAAGCTTGAAAATGAGCTCAAAATGGTGAAATCTAGTCTGTGTGCCGAACTTGAAAGAAACAGACAACTTGAGAAAGATTTAGGCAgagttaaaaatgacttagaaaAATCTCTAAAGTAG